A genomic region of Marinitoga litoralis contains the following coding sequences:
- a CDS encoding SPASM domain-containing protein, with the protein MARNPTKFLECRECVYLPVCGGGCGAVSYEKHKSYHESGCFKIKGNIEKEVLMYLKSKKMI; encoded by the coding sequence ATGGCAAGAAATCCAACTAAATTTTTGGAATGCCGGGAATGTGTATATTTACCTGTTTGTGGAGGGGGTTGTGGAGCTGTAAGCTATGAGAAGCATAAATCTTATCATGAAAGCGGATGTTTTAAAATAAAAGGGAACATAGAAAAGGAAGTTTTAATGTATTTAAAAAGTAAAAAAATGATTTAA
- a CDS encoding radical SAM protein: MYKESYYNYFLEIDKIPVLVNLRTGAIAEVNRENVQKIKETLKGNIVDKELFEQLKYDGYIIEKDYNEYEEIKMRNYRARFDNSRATFTIIPTFQCNFDCVYCYETKRNKIMTIEKAEEIADYIINTSKNKKIISIGWFGGEPLMNFKVIECINKKIIDESEAELFSSMSSNGCLWLE; encoded by the coding sequence ATGTATAAAGAATCATATTACAATTACTTTTTAGAAATAGATAAAATTCCGGTATTAGTTAACTTAAGAACAGGAGCAATAGCAGAAGTAAACCGTGAAAATGTTCAAAAAATAAAAGAAACATTAAAAGGGAATATAGTTGATAAGGAATTATTCGAACAATTAAAATATGATGGATATATTATAGAAAAAGATTATAATGAATATGAAGAAATAAAAATGAGAAATTATAGAGCGCGATTTGATAATTCTCGAGCGACGTTTACAATAATTCCAACTTTCCAATGCAATTTTGATTGTGTATATTGTTATGAAACAAAAAGAAATAAAATAATGACAATAGAAAAAGCAGAAGAAATAGCAGATTATATAATCAACACAAGCAAGAATAAAAAAATAATATCAATAGGTTGGTTTGGTGGAGAACCATTGATGAACTTCAAAGTCATTGAATGTATAAATAAAAAAATAATAGATGAAAGTGAAGCAGAACTGTTTTCATCAATGTCATCAAATGGATGTTTGTGGCTTGAATAG